The following is a genomic window from Niabella soli DSM 19437.
GCTTGGCTTCAATAGCGGAATAGCCAAAAGGGAACCCGATAACCGTAGCCGTTTTTACACCGGAGCCCGCCAGTAATTCTTTGGCTTTTTTTACAAAAGGCGGGGGAATGCAAACCGCAGCAAAGCCATATTCTTTCGCTTCATTGCAAACTTTTTCAACATCGCTTATCAGTGTAGTGGGTTTCAGGATCGTGTGATCAATATATTTAGCAATATCCATAAACGGTCTTTTAGGCGCAAACCTAAAGAATTAAACAGTGATGATTGTAAATTAAAATCATTTATTTCCGAGACCCGCACTGCCGCAGCAGGGCTGTTCCGTTTGAACCGGCGGGCATTTCACCGTTCCGTAACTGCAAAAAACACAGCAATCGCCCGGCTGGGGCCTCAACCGCCGCTCACACCCTTCGCATACATAAAAATACTGGCAGGCATCCAGGGGCATCAGCTCTTCTTTCGAAAATCCGCAATGAGGACAGGTGATAACCGATTTTTGTGTAATGGTAGTTTCAGACATGGTTGTAATTTGTTCAATCAAAAATAGTCATTATTTCATGACCCCCTGTCCGCTTATTATCCTCCGGCGCAGGCAGTAACCCGGGCTGGAGAAGCGATCAGTGCAGGGCGTTTCCCTTTCCTTTCTTTATCCGTTCCCGCTGTTTTTCAATCGCATTTCTTCCCTATATCCTGCCTGCAACCCTTATCTTTGCCGAAATTTTTAAGCATGTTTCGTACACATACCTGTGGTGAATTAAGAACCGCAGCTATAAATAAAGAAGTAACCCTGGCTGGCTGGGTGCAAACCGTTCGCAAATTTGGAAGCATTACGTTTATTGACCTGAGGGATCGCTACGGCATTACCCAGCTATTGTTTTCGGAAGCGTTAAATGCCAAATTAGATGCCAATCCCATTGGCCGCGAATATGTGCTGCAGGTGAAAGGGAAAGTGAACGAACGCAGCAATAAAAATAAAAATATTCCTACCGGCGATATTGAAATACTGGTGGAAGATTTTACGACCTTAAATAAAAGCATTACCCCACCCTTTACCATCCAGGATGATACAGATGGCGGCGAGGACCTGCGGATGAAATATCGTTTCCTGGACCTGCGGCGTAATGCGGTGAAGAAAAACCTGGAGCTACGATACGCGGTGAACCGAGCAACACGGGATTACCTGCATCAGAACGGTTTCATGGATATTGAAACACCGTTTTTGATTAAATCCACTCCCGAAGGCGCGCGGGATTTTGTAGTGCCCTCCCGCATGAACCCTGGCGAGTTTTATGCCCTGCCTCAGTCGCCGCAAACCTTTAAGCAACTGCTGATGGTAAGCGGGTACGACCGGTATTACCAGATCGTAAAATGCTTTCGCGATGAAGACCTGCGGGCCGACCGCCAGCCGGAATTTACCCAGATCGACTGTGAAATGGCCTTTGTAGAACAGGAAGACATTTTAACCATGTTTGAAAGTCTGATCAAATATATTTTTAAAGCCGTTAAAAACATCGATTATACAGAAAGCGTGCAGCGCATGAGCTGGGAAGAAGCGATGTGGCAATATGGGAACGACAAACCCGACATCCGGTTTGGCATGCAACTGCTGAATCTTAAATTCCCGCAGCACTTTTTTACGCAGAAGGAAAGCAACGCTCATTTAATTGATGGAGCAGGCTTTGGTGTTTTTGATGACGCAGAAACCGTTGTTGCCCTTGCCGTTCCGGGCTGCAGCGACTATACCCGCAAACAAACAGACGAGCTGACGGAATGGGTGAAACGCCCGCAGATCGGTATGAAAGGGCTGGTGTTTATCAAATACAACACGGATGGCACCTTTAAAAGCAGCGTTGATAAATTCTACACTGAAGAAAAATTGAAGGCCATCGCAGCGGCGGCCGGTGCCAATCCCGGCGATCTTATTTTAATATTGGCAGGGCCGGAAGAGCGTACCCGCAAAGCGGCGAGCGAGCTGCGTCTCGAAATGGGCAAACGCCTGGGACTGCGCAAAGAAGATGAGTTTAAACTGCTGTGGGTGCTTGACTTCCCCCTGTTTGAATATGCTGAAGAAGAAAATCGCTGGGTGGCGCGCCATCATCCGTTTACCGCTCCCAAGCCGGGCGATATCCAAACGATGATCGGCAATGATCCGAAAATTGAAAACGCGGCAGACTATCTGAAACATCCTTATGCCTCCATTAAAGCCAATGCCTATGATATGGTATTGAATGGCAATGAGATTGGCGGCGGCAGCATTCGGATCTATCAAAAAGCCTTACAGCAAAAAATGTTTGAGGCCTTAGGGATGGACGAAGAAGAGCAACTACATAAATTCGGGTTCCTCCTGGGCGCCTTCGAATATGGTGCCCCACCGCACGGCGGTATTGCCTTCGGCTTCGACCGGCTGTGCTCGATCCTGGGCGGCAGCGAAAGCATCCGCGATTTTATCGCCTTCCCTAAAAACAACTCGGGAAGGGATGTAATGCTCGATGCCCCGGCTTCCATCGATGCCAAACAATTGAAAGAACTGCAGATCCGGCTCGATCCACAAGGCTGATCATTACAGAACGGCTGTCTTTTATATCTTTTTGTCATTGAAGCACAGAACCCCTGAGGGGTCGCGGATCACCTGACAAGACGGGGCGGTTTTAGCTCCGTCAGGAGCATCGCGTTTATAGAGTGATTGTCGTTGAAGGGTGCGGCTCCGTCAGGCAGCCGCGTAAACACGAGGCTCCCATGGAGCCCATATCTCCTGCGCCCGACATGCTATAAACACGGTACTCCGCTTTGCTGTGCAAAAAATGCTTTTAACCAACTCCCACCTTTCAGGCAGACCGGGGTAGCGCAACCTCTTTCTTGTCCCACAAGTCACCCGGTTGGGGCCTGTAGGACCAGGGCAACAAGTCCCAACCTCTTATTTTTTTAATGCAAAAATTCATGGGACAATAATCAAAAAAACTTTTTCTACCAACCCTGTTGCGTTTTTGCTATTCCCGGCGTTACTACTATCAGAACAAAAATAATAGTGCTCAAAATTTATAATAAGATGAAAAAAGATACGTTGGTCGGTAGTTCCTTCCTGTTACTGATAGTTATTTCCCTTAGTTCCTGTTTAAAAAATCATGACAATTATTGGAATAATCCTGATATTCAAAATACGTCGCTGGTAAGTGTGATAAATGGCGCGCCCCTTTCCATGCCGTTAGACATTCAGTTCAACGGAACACAGCGCTGGTACCTGAACGATTTTAACTATACGTACCGTACCTCCTATACCCCGGCCTACTCCGGTGACCGGAAATTTTATGTTTTTAACCGGGGGAAATCCGACACACTGGTTGCTAAAGCCATCACCCTGGGGGAACTTAAACGCTACTCCATTTTCATAGTGGATACCTTAAGTAAAATGGATGCGGTACTGGTAAGGGACAGTGTAATGACACCCGGTGCAGATTCCGTACTGGTGCGCTTTGCGAATATGAGTCCGGACGCCGGGGCTATTGATCTTTATATTCAGGGGCAATCCGGGCCGGTTGCCAGAGGTATCAGCTATAAAAATGTTAGTACATTTTCAGGGTTAAAATCGGCAGGCAATGTCGTTTTTGAAGCAAGGGCTGCAGGTACCGGCACGGTGCTGGCTACCTCCGACGCAAAAAACTTGTACAGCGGATATCAATATACTATTTGGACAACAGGATTTAAATCAATGAATACTACCAACGGAAAACTTATTGTGGAGGCGATCCGGCATTAGCAGATCCTATAATCCCGTCAGCCAATTACCCTTCCGGTAGCTGGCTGATTTTTGCTATATTTAAAAAAGGTAAAAAAACAAAAAGAAAATTTGGGAATACAGGACGCCGGGCTTGAAGAGATACTGAAAGCATGGGAACAGGATTCAGTATTGCATAAAAAAGCGCTCTATAAAGGCTACTATGGCTTTTTAAGAGGCGTAATAAGGCGTTATGTAAATGATTATCATGCAACGGAAGAACTTATTAACGACTCTTTTATAAAGATCTTTAGTAACCTGCATACCTTCAGGGGGCCTGGGTATTCAACCAATCTCCAGCAATCCTTTAAAAGCTGGGTGGCCAAAATAGCTTCCAGAACGGCTATTGATTTCCTGAGGAAAAAGAAGATGGATTTTCTGCAGGAGGAACCTTCGGAAAACCATTTTCCGGACCAGCACCCCGCGGGGGTTTACACCAGTGAGGTGAAAGATATTATGGCGCTGCTGGATCAGTTGCCGGAAACTCAAAAAACGGTTTTTAATTTATACGAGATAGAAGGATTCAGTCATGAGGAGATCTCAAGGCTGCTAAACATATCTGAAAATGTTTGCAGGGTATATCTCTCCCGGGCAAAGAATAAATTAAAAGCACTTTATATAAAACATTTTTAATGAAAGATCATGGAAGAACCTAAAGATGATTTTTTTGAACATATAAAACAGGTCCTTCGCAACCACGAGGAAGACTACCGGGAGGGAGCCTGGGAGCAATTCTCCGGTGCACACCTGTCGGCTCCCGTAAAAAAGATCAGAGCCTGGAAATGGGTGGCTGCGGCTGCCGTTATCGCCGGCCTCCTGTTGGCGGCTCCCTATTTATTCACTAAACACGATACGGCTCCATCAACTGAGACCGTTACCACAACTGAACCTAAAAACAATACAATAACGGCTCCGGACAGCAATACCCTACTACTGCCGGCCACCCCTGCACAGCAACTGGTAAAGAATGCTCAAAAGCAAACAGAACGATCAACAGGAACATCCGCTGCTGCCAACCATCCGGTTGCTAAAGATATGATCGCAAAGGCACCCTTAGTGGCTGCGCCTGCACCCGAAATTAACCCACCCAACACGATGGCCGTTGCACCCAAACAAAACACCACTATAGCGCCTGAACAACCGGTAAAAGACAAACCGGCGCCCAATTTCTGGCAGCCCCATACCGTGCCCGACCGGGAAAGCAACCTTTCCCCGGAAAGCAACAATAGCCCCCAGGTATTGGCCCATAACACACCCCCGGAAGAAGCAACAAAAGAACGGAACCGGTCAAGACGGTGGATCCCCAGCCTATACGTATCGCCCATGTTTGCCGAAAGCGGTGTTAATATGGGCTATGGTGTTGCGCTGGCTTACGCCGTCAATGACCGGATAAAAGTCAGCGCCGGTATTGCGCATAATAAAATAAGCACTTCAAAAAATTATGATGTCGCTGCCGGCAATGCAGCCTTAAATACCCCTACCACCTTTTCACTAGCTTCCAAACGCATGGCCCTTGCTGCGCCTGCCCCGGCACCCGCGCTGAAGAGCGTACAAGGCATCTTGTCCGGGTTCGATATCCCTGTAGATATCAGCTATGCACTTTCAAAAAAATTGTACGCCACTGCAGGAGTTTCCGGGCTGGTAGTGGTCAATGATAATACAAATTATACCCTGGTTACCAGCACCAATACACAGATATCGGTAGTCAACAGCCAGGGGGTATTGCAAGAGGACAAGCGTATTGTAAACAGCTCCTACGCTTTTTCAACGGCACTTCCCGGAGAACTGAACCACGACAAAACTACTTTCCTCGGTTTTTACAATCTTTCCTTGGGATATAAACAAAAGATCACTCCCAAAAACAACGTTTCTATTGAGCCTTTTTTAAAAGTTCCGGTGAAAACAGTTACCAACCAGGGGCTGAATTATAAAGGCATGGGCATTCGGTTAAAATTTGATTTTTAAGCCCCGCTGATTTAATCAATCACTTTTGGGGGTTCCTGAGCAATAAGTCTCCCGCAGATTTACACTGATACTTTTCGCTGATTAATTTCATTCCGCGCTATATCCGCACCAATCTGCGGAATAAGATCTGCGCCGGTCTGCGGGCCAAAATCACTCCCCGTCTTCGCACCTTCCCGGCCTGTTTTCTTTGAAGAGATTGATTGGTATTCATTATCTTTAAAAGAAGAATGAAACTACTCAACGCCGAACAAATACGACAATGGGACGCTTTCACCATCAAAAATGAGCCCCTGTCCTCTTTAGAATTGATGGAGCGTGCAGCTAATGCCTGTGCGCGCTGGATCGTTCAAAATACGCTTGCCGAATCTTATTATATTTTTTGTGGTAAAGGAAACAATGGCGGCGACGGATTGGCT
Proteins encoded in this region:
- a CDS encoding GDCCVxC domain-containing (seleno)protein, whose translation is MSETTITQKSVITCPHCGFSKEELMPLDACQYFYVCEGCERRLRPQPGDCCVFCSYGTVKCPPVQTEQPCCGSAGLGNK
- the aspS gene encoding aspartate--tRNA ligase, which codes for MFRTHTCGELRTAAINKEVTLAGWVQTVRKFGSITFIDLRDRYGITQLLFSEALNAKLDANPIGREYVLQVKGKVNERSNKNKNIPTGDIEILVEDFTTLNKSITPPFTIQDDTDGGEDLRMKYRFLDLRRNAVKKNLELRYAVNRATRDYLHQNGFMDIETPFLIKSTPEGARDFVVPSRMNPGEFYALPQSPQTFKQLLMVSGYDRYYQIVKCFRDEDLRADRQPEFTQIDCEMAFVEQEDILTMFESLIKYIFKAVKNIDYTESVQRMSWEEAMWQYGNDKPDIRFGMQLLNLKFPQHFFTQKESNAHLIDGAGFGVFDDAETVVALAVPGCSDYTRKQTDELTEWVKRPQIGMKGLVFIKYNTDGTFKSSVDKFYTEEKLKAIAAAAGANPGDLILILAGPEERTRKAASELRLEMGKRLGLRKEDEFKLLWVLDFPLFEYAEEENRWVARHHPFTAPKPGDIQTMIGNDPKIENAADYLKHPYASIKANAYDMVLNGNEIGGGSIRIYQKALQQKMFEALGMDEEEQLHKFGFLLGAFEYGAPPHGGIAFGFDRLCSILGGSESIRDFIAFPKNNSGRDVMLDAPASIDAKQLKELQIRLDPQG
- a CDS encoding DUF4397 domain-containing protein translates to MKKDTLVGSSFLLLIVISLSSCLKNHDNYWNNPDIQNTSLVSVINGAPLSMPLDIQFNGTQRWYLNDFNYTYRTSYTPAYSGDRKFYVFNRGKSDTLVAKAITLGELKRYSIFIVDTLSKMDAVLVRDSVMTPGADSVLVRFANMSPDAGAIDLYIQGQSGPVARGISYKNVSTFSGLKSAGNVVFEARAAGTGTVLATSDAKNLYSGYQYTIWTTGFKSMNTTNGKLIVEAIRH
- a CDS encoding RNA polymerase sigma factor, producing the protein MGIQDAGLEEILKAWEQDSVLHKKALYKGYYGFLRGVIRRYVNDYHATEELINDSFIKIFSNLHTFRGPGYSTNLQQSFKSWVAKIASRTAIDFLRKKKMDFLQEEPSENHFPDQHPAGVYTSEVKDIMALLDQLPETQKTVFNLYEIEGFSHEEISRLLNISENVCRVYLSRAKNKLKALYIKHF